aaattaaaatctctaaaatgtccaaaatgaAATCACTTTTACCAATAAAGCTCTGGATAATTAACACCAATCTCCTGAGCTtaggttttgttgtttttagccCTTTTGGGCTGTATTTAGAACTAAGCCACTATTAGGTCATTTGTAAAGCCTCCAAAGTGGCCTTTGTCCTGCCACCATCTTGTTTTTTCAAGCCATGGTTGACCCAGTTTAGAGGTGAGGGTGGAGCGCTAACCAGGGCAGAGACATTGGTCAATTTTTCTAACAGTCACAGAGGTTTTGTGTAAATTAAGAGGTCGCTAAGGTCCCAGACTTTATTTTTAGGAAGTTCAAGTTGGAaattttgcattcattttggATTAAGttgcttcttctctttttcttgtcACCTAAAGCACTGTCATTGGCTGAAGATGAAGAGAGGTTCCATCCTTCTGGATCTGTAGACCCCCCTAGGGCTGGGTTTGGCCAGTCTGGTACAACAGGGAAGCCAGAACCAACCTCACCACCCAAGTCTACAGAGACCCCAGCACCCAAGCCACCAAAATCTACCCCGGCCCCAACAACCCAGCATCCAAAACCTGCCCCGACAACCAAGCCACCAAAAACTTCCCCGGCTCAAACCACCCAGTCGCCAAAACCTACCCCGGCTAAAACCACCCAGTCGCCAACACCTACCCCGGCTAAAACCACCCAGTCACCAAAACCTACCCCGGCTAAAACCACCCAGTCACCAAAACCTACCCCGGCTAAAACCACCCAGTCGCCAAAACCTACCCCGGCTAAAACCACCCAGTCCTCAAATACTACAGCAACACCTAAACCTCCCAAAACTACCCAGCATTCGCAAACCACCAAGGTTCCAACAACCGCCCCTCCAACCACCAACACTTCCAAAACAACACCAGTACCAACCAAGCCTCCAGTCACCACTGCTAAGCCTACGACcactcctccttctccttctcctacTCCCTCTGCCAACTTGACCGGTGGGAACTACACCCTCATGGACAAAACTAATATCTGTCTGATGGCCCAAATGGAGCTACAGATCCGCCTGGTGTCACCAAAGGTATGCTTCATCAGTCCTTGGAAACTAACTTAAATGTAGTGATTAACTAAGCCAGCCTAGTTCATTTTAAGACCAATACTGAGCCCAGTCTTCCACCCTCAAAATTAAGAGCCTTGGCCCTGATTCAAAGCTGGTTATTGGCTGGTTATCTGAGAGATAATTTGCTGTAATTGgcgtaaaaaaaaaatcctttactGTCCCTGGACAAGTTTGAAGCTCACCAGTCTAAACAAGTACAGGCTTTGGTGATACCTGTACAGACTTTGGTGCTACTAGTACAGACTTTGGTGCCACTTGTACAGACTTTGGTGCTACTTGTACAGACTTTGGTGCTACTTGTACAGACTTTGGTGCTGCTTGTACAGACTTTGGTGCCACTAGTACAGGCTTTTGTGCTACTAGAACAGACCTTAGAGTAACAAATACAGACTTTGGTGCCACTTGTACAGACTTTGGTGCTACTTGTACAGACTTTGGTGCCACTAGTACAGGCTTTAGTGCCACTAGAACAGACCTTAGAGTAACAAATACAGACTTTGGTTCTACTTGTAAAGACTTTGGTGATACTTGTATAGACTttggtcttcttcttcttcttcttcttcttcttggagTTTTATGGCAGTTTGCATCCTTAGCATTGCATTACGGCCAATTGCTGGATTATTTTATGTCTTTCAGTTTCTTCTATTTACATTGTTCACCCAGTGAATTCCCTTTTCGTTATACTTCTCCCTACGTCGTACTGTGTGCTGTCCCTTCCCTCAGTGTTATGTCCATTTCCTCCCCTGTAATGTCATCAATGTTCAGAAAAATTCTGGCTGCTTCCAGCACCATTTTGATCCTCTCTGTCTTCTCATGACTGTCAGCTGCACAGTTTATCACCATTGATATGAACGCCAACAAACGTCTTTTGTCGATGCACATGTTTTGTACAGCTTCATGTTTTTCACACGTTTACATTTTCCTCCACCACCTTTTCTTTTTACAGACTTTGGTCCCACTAGTACAGGCTTTTGTGCTACTAGAACAGACCTAAGGGTAACAAATACAGACTTTGGTGCTGATAGAACTGACTTTGTAGTAACAAGTACAGGCTTTGGTGATACCTGTACAGACTTTGGCGCTACTAGCACAGACTTTGGTGCTACTTTACAGACTTTAGCACTACCAGTATCAGCTCTGACACTACCAGACAGACTTTGGCACCACttatacagattttttttcaactgttgaGTGGTTCATGAGAAAACCAACTGACAGCTAAAAAACCTTCCCTAGTAGGTTTTTCTTCTACTAGTATGGCATTGTCCTGCACTAGTATGACAGAAAAGCTTTTTAGTACTGACAAAGACTGTTCTTGTATAGCTACCTAAAGGTTG
This genomic stretch from Cheilinus undulatus linkage group 22, ASM1832078v1, whole genome shotgun sequence harbors:
- the LOC121504270 gene encoding macrosialin-like, producing MKRTAGIVFLALCALTALSLAEDEERFHPSGSVDPPRAGFGQSGTTGKPEPTSPPKSTETPAPKPPKSTPAPTTQHPKPAPTTKPPKTSPAQTTQSPKPTPAKTTQSPTPTPAKTTQSPKPTPAKTTQSPKPTPAKTTQSPKPTPAKTTQSSNTTATPKPPKTTQHSQTTKVPTTAPPTTNTSKTTPVPTKPPVTTAKPTTTPPSPSPTPSANLTGGNYTLMDKTNICLMAQMELQIRLVSPKGNGTFIVQPKSTKVEGECKDPKANLTLTFKEGFITFLFNKSSDNNTVYVHTLSFKLLYPMNKEENKFSGSNSSLRIFSAKVGHSYSCKKETLYMGKGLYLDVDKDRMQAFNLTKSNEFGLPDPCEADQPDYRVAVAVGVTLLVLIVIVVLAYLLGRRRRTDGYQTL